A region from the Candidatus Electrothrix scaldis genome encodes:
- a CDS encoding DNA cytosine methyltransferase, translated as MKDKTVVDLFAGAGGLSCGLAMAGFMPLLANEIEPAYAKTYKHNHPNTKLVIGDVRQVCATRIREKLNVNKGDIDLLAGGPPCQGFSINAPIRSLDDDRNHLFKEFIRVAEELLPKAILIENVPGIVSIGKGTVIEQIYYELNKLGYKVDHRILFAGHYGVPQMRFRTIFIAIHEPTTKIKFPEPLYDAKAVANFTGAKELCLEILPLFSPNLKPQTTVWDAISDLPKISSGEKNEKIKYGSASPKSEYQKILRNGSRYVYNHSCNNLGNVNLERLKHIPQGGSWRDIPFDLLPAGLKRARRSDHTKRYGRLDPKGLCSTILTKCDPHWGSFFHPTQDRVISVREAARIQSFPDNYHFTGSVTQQYEQVGNAVPPLMASEIGKKIIELLEQQ; from the coding sequence TTGAAAGACAAAACTGTAGTTGATTTATTTGCTGGTGCCGGAGGGTTGTCATGTGGTCTTGCAATGGCAGGCTTTATGCCATTGTTAGCAAATGAAATTGAACCAGCTTATGCTAAAACCTACAAACATAATCATCCAAATACCAAACTTGTCATTGGTGATGTACGTCAAGTATGCGCAACAAGAATTCGTGAAAAATTAAATGTGAACAAAGGAGATATTGATCTCTTGGCCGGAGGACCGCCCTGTCAAGGATTTTCGATAAATGCTCCAATTAGATCGCTTGATGATGATAGAAATCACTTATTCAAGGAGTTTATCAGAGTTGCCGAAGAGCTTTTACCCAAAGCAATTCTTATTGAAAACGTGCCAGGTATAGTTTCAATAGGAAAGGGGACTGTAATAGAGCAAATATATTACGAATTAAATAAATTAGGTTACAAGGTAGATCATCGCATATTGTTTGCTGGACATTATGGTGTTCCACAAATGCGTTTTAGAACAATATTTATTGCTATTCATGAACCAACTACAAAAATAAAATTTCCAGAACCATTGTATGACGCAAAGGCGGTAGCAAATTTTACTGGAGCAAAAGAACTTTGCTTAGAGATACTTCCGCTTTTTTCACCCAATCTTAAACCGCAAACAACTGTATGGGATGCGATTTCAGACCTGCCTAAAATAAGTTCTGGCGAAAAAAATGAAAAAATCAAATATGGCTCAGCTAGCCCGAAAAGTGAATATCAAAAAATACTAAGAAACGGCAGCAGATATGTTTATAACCATAGTTGCAATAATTTAGGCAATGTAAATTTAGAACGTTTGAAACATATTCCGCAAGGAGGCAGTTGGCGCGATATTCCATTTGACTTATTGCCCGCTGGCTTAAAGCGAGCTAGAAGAAGTGATCATACCAAACGATATGGTAGGCTTGATCCAAAAGGATTATGCTCTACAATTTTAACTAAATGTGATCCTCATTGGGGTAGTTTCTTTCATCCCACTCAAGATAGAGTTATATCAGTCAGAGAGGCAGCAAGAATACAATCATTCCCTGACAATTATCATTTTACTGGCTCTGTCACACAACAATATGAACAAGTTGGCAATGCTGTTCCGCCCTTGATGGCAAGTGAAATAGGAAAAAAAATAATTGAACTATTGGAGCAGCAATGA
- a CDS encoding class I SAM-dependent methyltransferase yields MATQDRAAEAPAFEESHWAESDFSQNYRDAADIFLPFRQQCIGVITSLFGHCIARNSQATVLDLGCGDGVVIQKLLASYQPAQVHLLDGSEEMLAAARKRLGERENISYTQASFQDLLTNDPLQERFDFIYSSLAIHHLVFEQKRALYQYIYNHLSDGGYFINYDVVLSPSVQMEEYYLSVWTDLIKAHPGIKGQESLLNIPQQYKENTDNAPDTLESQLAALKEAGFQDVDCSFKHGIFAVFGGRK; encoded by the coding sequence ATGGCGACTCAGGATAGAGCAGCAGAAGCACCTGCATTTGAGGAATCACATTGGGCTGAGAGCGATTTTTCTCAGAATTACCGTGATGCCGCTGATATATTCCTTCCTTTTCGTCAGCAATGCATAGGCGTCATCACCTCCCTGTTCGGTCATTGCATAGCCCGGAATTCACAGGCAACAGTCCTTGATCTTGGCTGTGGCGATGGTGTGGTCATCCAAAAGCTGTTAGCGTCGTATCAACCAGCTCAGGTACATCTCCTTGACGGCTCTGAAGAGATGTTAGCCGCCGCGCGAAAGCGGCTTGGTGAGCGGGAAAATATTTCTTATACGCAAGCAAGTTTTCAGGATCTACTGACCAATGATCCCTTGCAGGAACGATTTGATTTTATCTACTCCTCTCTCGCAATTCACCATCTGGTATTTGAGCAGAAAAGAGCACTCTATCAGTATATTTATAATCATCTCTCTGATGGGGGATATTTTATAAATTATGATGTGGTGCTGTCTCCTTCAGTGCAGATGGAGGAATACTATCTCTCGGTCTGGACTGATTTGATCAAGGCCCATCCTGGTATCAAAGGACAAGAATCTCTGTTAAATATTCCTCAGCAGTACAAGGAGAACACAGATAATGCCCCTGACACCCTGGAGTCTCAGCTTGCGGCATTGAAAGAAGCTGGGTTTCAGGATGTTGATTGCTCTTTTAAGCATGGGATTTTTGCGGTGTTTGGAGGAAGGAAATAA
- the thiH gene encoding 2-iminoacetate synthase ThiH: MSFMSRILELESFDFDGHFQEVTSADVENSLRKDELREQDLFNLLSKTAQDYLEPMARKAQKLTRQHFGNIISLYAPLYISDYCSNACVYCGFNCGVQFPRTKLTIEEIEREAAAIAATGMRHILILTGEAPAQTPISYLEEAVTVMKKYFSSIALEIFPMDEEEYRVLCKAGADSLTVYQETYDREVYKEMHPRGRKADYEYRLLTPERGARAGFRALNIGALFGLGEPRKEAWLAALHAHYLEQEFPDVEISLSLPRMTKAKGIIEPKNILSDIDFVQFMLAWRLFMPRLGITISTRESAEFRDRLIHLGATRFSSGSKTGVGEYALKDHDDATVQFEVTDDRSVDEVADMIRQSGYQPVFKDWELVA, encoded by the coding sequence ATGTCCTTTATGTCTCGTATCCTGGAGTTGGAGTCCTTTGATTTTGACGGTCATTTCCAGGAAGTCACCTCGGCGGACGTAGAAAACTCCCTGCGTAAGGATGAATTGAGAGAGCAGGATCTGTTCAACCTCCTTTCCAAGACAGCGCAGGATTATCTTGAGCCGATGGCCCGCAAGGCGCAAAAGCTCACCCGCCAGCATTTCGGTAATATTATCAGTCTGTACGCACCGCTCTATATCTCGGATTATTGCTCCAACGCCTGCGTGTATTGCGGCTTCAACTGCGGAGTGCAATTTCCGCGCACCAAGCTGACCATTGAAGAGATTGAGCGGGAGGCCGCCGCCATTGCCGCCACCGGGATGCGCCACATTCTGATTCTTACCGGCGAGGCCCCGGCTCAAACACCCATATCCTATCTGGAAGAGGCTGTTACGGTGATGAAGAAGTATTTTTCCTCTATCGCTCTGGAGATTTTTCCAATGGATGAGGAGGAGTATCGGGTGCTGTGCAAGGCCGGTGCGGATTCACTCACGGTCTATCAGGAGACCTACGATCGCGAGGTATATAAAGAAATGCATCCGCGTGGGAGAAAGGCGGATTACGAGTACCGCCTGCTCACCCCGGAACGCGGAGCACGAGCAGGATTTCGGGCCTTGAACATCGGGGCCTTATTCGGCCTGGGCGAGCCGCGTAAAGAAGCCTGGCTGGCTGCCCTCCATGCCCATTATCTGGAACAGGAATTCCCCGACGTGGAGATTTCGCTCTCCCTGCCCCGCATGACCAAGGCCAAAGGGATTATCGAACCCAAAAACATTCTTTCGGATATTGACTTTGTCCAATTCATGCTGGCCTGGCGGCTCTTTATGCCGAGGTTGGGTATCACCATTTCCACCCGTGAATCTGCCGAGTTCCGGGATCGTTTGATCCATCTCGGCGCAACTCGTTTTTCCTCTGGTTCTAAGACCGGGGTTGGGGAGTATGCCCTGAAGGATCATGATGATGCCACGGTCCAATTTGAGGTGACTGATGACCGCAGCGTGGATGAGGTGGCGGATATGATCCGTCAAAGCGGCTATCAGCCGGTGTTTAAGGATTGGGAGTTGGTGGCATAG